The genomic interval AAGGGGAAATCGGCCGGATTTTCTTTCAGAACGGTGATAGTCCTGCGATATACATCTTCGTCGCTGGTACTGTCGGGCAGGTGTTTCCCCAGGTCTTTCAGGGTCATCAACTGTCTTTCACCGATAATCCGCTGAGTATCGTCCGTATTAGCGCAGATAATACCTCCCGGGCCACCTGTGTCGCCAGGCACGGGGCTATAGGAAAATGTATAATAAGTTTCTTCCGGGTATCCGTTACGTTCCATGATCAGTAAGAGGGATTCATCGTACGTCCCTTCGTTTTCCTGCATGGCAGTTGCCGCACGGGGCCCTACCTGGTCCCATATTTCCTTCCAGACGTCACGGGCAGGCATACCCAGCACTTCCGGGTGTTTTCCACCCAGGATACTTCTGTAAGCGTCATTATAAAGATTGATCAGATCAGGTCCCCACCAGACAAACATCGGTTGCCGGGAGGTAAGAATGATCCGCATACAGGTTTTCAAACTTTGGGGCCAGGTTTCCGCCGGACCTAGCGGTGTCTCAGACCAGTCCCTCGAGCGTATAAGTTCCCCCATCTCGCCACCTCCGGTGAGGAATTCAGGGATTACAGTCTTCGTTAGTTCCATAAATAAGCTGAATCAACATTATTCCTTTCTCAAAACTTGCTCCAATCTTTTTGTGAGTATTGAGATACTGGGTGGCTTCACGATGTAATCTGAAGCCCCGAGGAGCATCGTTTCAGTAATGTCTTTCTGCTCTGAAGAAGTGGAGTATATGATAACAGGGATATTATTTAAATGTGAGATTTTCTTTATCTCTTTAAGGCATTCTCTGCCATTCATGCGTACCATATTGAGGTCGAGGAAGATGAAATGAGGTGTAAAGCCCCGCTCCCTGCGTAATTTAGTAAGCGCATCCACACCGTCGTTGGCGGTGATGCAATCTATATCTTCGTCTATTGCGTTGAGCGCCAGAGAAAAAATTTCCTGGTCATCCTGATCATCGTCAATCAGAAAGCAAATAATCTTCTCCTGCATATTGTGTCAAAACTTACCCAATATACACAAAGTTGAGTACCGATTTGTTTCGAGATCCATAAAAAAACCCGGAACGCAAGGTTCCGGGTTCATTTGATATAATTGCACCAAGTAAATAAAGCGTATCGGATTATGCCTGCTGATCAGGTTTACCTTCGGAAGATGCTGCCGCAGGACGAGGTTCCTTCGGTTGCTGTATGCGTTCTTCCCTGGCTTCTTTTGTTTCCATTTTCTTTTTTGCGCTCTTGGGAGCGAAAATGGCGATCATACGCTTACCTTCCATGGTTGGCATTCCTTCGAGGGCGCCTACCTCTGCCAGCCTTTCGGCAAACTTCAGCAGGATCAGTTCACCACGTTCCTTAAACATGATAGCACGGCCCTTGAACTGTACGTATGTTTTTACTTTATTACCGTCTTTGAGGAATTTCTCGGCGTGTTTTGCCTTGAAGTCAAAGTCGTGATCGTCTGTATTTGGCGTAAACCGGATTTCCTTTACCTCGCTCTTATGAGCTTTGGCTTTCATCTCTTTTTCCTTCTTCTTCTTTTCGTAAAGGAATTTATTATAATCGATAATACGGCATACCGGCGGTACGGCATTTGGGGAAATCTCCACGAGATCCAGTCCCTGTTCTTCTGCCATACGCAGGGCCTCTTCCGTTCGGTACACCCCGACTTCAATATTCTCTCCTACCAATCGTACTTCAGGTACACGTATCATTCTGTTCGTGCGGTGTTCCTGTTGTTGTTCTCTTCTGAAATTGGGGTTTCTGCCCCTGTTGTTACTGTTGTTGTTAAAACTTGGTCTGGGTCCTTGTGGCATTAAAAAAAATAAAGTTACAAATTAATAATTGTCAGTAGTCGTCCATAGTCCATGAACAATGTCTTAATGATGTATCTTCCGCCGGGCGGATTAGATCTGCAGACATGCATCTGTTGTCTATGGACTATAAAAGCAATTAACGTACCCGAAAATACAAAAGTTCAATTAGTTAAAAATATATTTTATGATCTTTTGTAGAGAAATGACTTATTCGAATGGTTTCCTGCTGACTACTTCCTCTTTTACGAGCGCTATAAACTGTTCCAGGTCCATTGCGCCGAGGTCGCCTTTAGCTTGTCTGCGTACCGCAACTTTGCTTTCAGCAGTCTCCTTCTCACCTAACACGAGCATATAAGGAATTTTTGCAAGTTCAGTTTCCCTGATCTTTTTCCCTATCTTCTCGTTGCGGTCATCTATTTCTGCGCGAATTTCTGCATTTTTTAGCAATTCTGCCACTTTTTCTGCATAAGCCTGGTTCTTGTCGCTGATAGGGAGGATCTTCACCTGTGTAGGTGTGAGCCACAGCGGGAATTTGCCGGCGCAATGCTCTATCAGTACGGCAATGAAACGTTCCAGTGAACCAAATGGCGCACGGTGGATCATTACGGGGCGGTGTTTCTGGTTGTCCGCGCCTACATACTCCAGCTCGAAACGCTCGGGGAGGTTATAGTCCACCTGGATGGTACCCAGCTGCCATTTACGCCCCAGCGCGTCTTTTACCATGAAGTCGAGTTTCGGGCCATAGAACGCTGCTTCACCGTATTCTACCACTGTTTTCAGGCCTTTTTCGGCGGCTGACTCGATAATAGCCTGTTCTGCCAGGTTCCAGTTCTCGTCCGATCCGATATATTTTGCCCTGTCTTCCTGGTCGCGCAGGGAGATCTGGGCGGTATAGTCTGTGAAGTTCAGGCTGTTGAACACGTACAGTACGAGATCTATCACCTTGATGAACTCTTCTTTTACCTGGTCGGGACGGCAGAAAAGGTGCGCATCATCCTGGGTAAAGCCACGTACGCGGGTCAGACCATGCAATTCACCATGCTGCTCATAGCGGTACACGGTACCGAATTCCGCAAAGCGCACCGGCAGGTCTTTATAGCTCTTCGGGCTGGATTTATAGATCTCGCAGTGGTGCGGGCAGTTCATTGGTTTCAGCATGAACTCCTCGCCTTCTTCCGGCGTATGAATGGGCTGGAAGCTGTCCTTGCCATATTTCTCGTAGTGACCGGAGGTAACATACAGGTTCTTGTTACCGATATGCGGCGTTACCACCGGCATATAACCGCTTTCGATCTGTGCTTTCTGCAGGAAGCTTTGCAGGCGTTCGCGCAGCATGGCGCCTTTTGGCAACCATAAAGGCAGCCCCAGGCCCACCTTTTCAGAGAAGGTGAACAGTTCCAGTTCCTTACCCAGTTTGCGGTGGTCACGTTTTTTAGCTTCCTCTAACAGGTGCAGGTATTCGTCCAGCTCCTTCTGGGTAGGGAAAGTGATACCATAAATGCGGGTCAGCATTTTGTTCTTCTCATTACCACGCCAGTAGGCGCCGGCAATGTTTGTCAGCTTGATAGCCTTGATAAACCCTGTGTTGGGGATGTGCGGCCCGCGGCAAAGGTCGGTAAAGTTCCCCTGTGTATAGAAAGTGATGGTACCATCCTGCAGGTCCCTGATCAGTTCCAGCTTGTACTCATCGTTCTTTTCGGTGAAATATTTTTCAGCGTCCGCCTTGCTTACTTCGCGGCGTTCGTAAGTGCTGTTCTTTTTTGCCAGTTCAGCCATCTTATCGCCGATCTTCTGCAGATCTTCGTCGGAAATACTGCGTCCTCCCAGGTCAATATCGTAATAGAACCCGTTCTCGATAGCGGGCCCGATACCAAACTTCACGCCCGGATACAGTGCTTCCAGCGCTTCCGCCATGAGGTGAGCGGAAGAGTGCCACATGGTAGCCTTGCCGT from Chitinophaga filiformis carries:
- a CDS encoding response regulator, coding for MQEKIICFLIDDDQDDQEIFSLALNAIDEDIDCITANDGVDALTKLRRERGFTPHFIFLDLNMVRMNGRECLKEIKKISHLNNIPVIIYSTSSEQKDITETMLLGASDYIVKPPSISILTKRLEQVLRKE
- the infC gene encoding translation initiation factor IF-3, producing MPQGPRPSFNNNSNNRGRNPNFRREQQQEHRTNRMIRVPEVRLVGENIEVGVYRTEEALRMAEEQGLDLVEISPNAVPPVCRIIDYNKFLYEKKKKEKEMKAKAHKSEVKEIRFTPNTDDHDFDFKAKHAEKFLKDGNKVKTYVQFKGRAIMFKERGELILLKFAERLAEVGALEGMPTMEGKRMIAIFAPKSAKKKMETKEAREERIQQPKEPRPAAASSEGKPDQQA
- the thrS gene encoding threonine--tRNA ligase, whose translation is MINITLPDGAVRQYEAGVTAMDVAKSISEGLARKVLAAKFNGQVTDASRPITTDGTLQLLTWTDTDGKATMWHSSAHLMAEALEALYPGVKFGIGPAIENGFYYDIDLGGRSISDEDLQKIGDKMAELAKKNSTYERREVSKADAEKYFTEKNDEYKLELIRDLQDGTITFYTQGNFTDLCRGPHIPNTGFIKAIKLTNIAGAYWRGNEKNKMLTRIYGITFPTQKELDEYLHLLEEAKKRDHRKLGKELELFTFSEKVGLGLPLWLPKGAMLRERLQSFLQKAQIESGYMPVVTPHIGNKNLYVTSGHYEKYGKDSFQPIHTPEEGEEFMLKPMNCPHHCEIYKSSPKSYKDLPVRFAEFGTVYRYEQHGELHGLTRVRGFTQDDAHLFCRPDQVKEEFIKVIDLVLYVFNSLNFTDYTAQISLRDQEDRAKYIGSDENWNLAEQAIIESAAEKGLKTVVEYGEAAFYGPKLDFMVKDALGRKWQLGTIQVDYNLPERFELEYVGADNQKHRPVMIHRAPFGSLERFIAVLIEHCAGKFPLWLTPTQVKILPISDKNQAYAEKVAELLKNAEIRAEIDDRNEKIGKKIRETELAKIPYMLVLGEKETAESKVAVRRQAKGDLGAMDLEQFIALVKEEVVSRKPFE